A DNA window from Vanessa tameamea isolate UH-Manoa-2023 chromosome 24, ilVanTame1 primary haplotype, whole genome shotgun sequence contains the following coding sequences:
- the LOC113399577 gene encoding aminopeptidase N-like, whose product MGWLVALCMLAAVQLSSQYLLPGDVIPSHYDVRLAYDVDSKSNFSFFGVVDIQLIAKRSTQKIVLHAQEFLVDDEKVSIIGLKDAPKVTDVKLNDTYNFLTITLDRDLDENENYTLTIPFYGNLVKGLDGAYISSYTTLKNRRIEYLVSTQFEATSARKGFPCFDEPIYKATFAINVAHHKDYSAVSNMPLLTSSNNNAMEAYWPWEKIGQKFMKEQSSFVWDQFDKSVPMSTYLVAYVVSKFTYVESPPDLSSTKFRIWARNDAIDQTSYAAKIGPKVLSYFEKWFNVSFPLPKQDMFAIPDFAAGAMENWGLITYRETALLYDKDASSFVNKERIAEVVAHELAHQWFGNLVTMKWWSDLWLNEGFATYVASVGVNAVEPTWHADRLYAVDNTLAVLALDALQSSHPVSVPIDDPKRISEIFDTISYRKGSTVIRMMFMFLGEEVFRQALHNYLTKYSYSNAEQDDLWSELTAVNRQYGGLSRNVTVKQVMDTWTKQTGYPLLTVTRDYSDQSVTITQRRYTTLGGAGAGAWWVPLSVLCARDAAPPPVQWLAQEEGVAAEHRFEHGAGPGDWLLFNYNMIAPYRVNYDERNWKLLSATLTSGDLNSIPVEGRVQLLTDAFALAWNNELDYGTTMQLASYLRREADFLPLSTGLSALAKIENVLKRSPQYGAFQKFVRRLLTDTYRRVGGLAVKKILNGDDLTSVKMQTTTSAWACSMKVPGCEENAMEMFQQWMDTDNPDENNPIPTDLRRTVYCVALRRGGVREWRWALARRGAANVAAAADALLHALACSRDVWLLAQYLAWAVDDSALVRRQDAGAVVAAVARSEVGYYVARDFVYDRIQDIHAAFRGQDRRIGGIIKTLLGQFTTQKELDEFLAWKEKNEKYLSGSKLAISQGIEVARVNIDWLRKNKDLVVEKLREYSA is encoded by the exons TTAATAGCAAAGAGGAGCACGCAGAAAATTGTTCTTCACGCTCAAGAATTCCTAGTAGACGATGAGAAGGTATCCATTATAGGTCTAAAGGATGCACCAAAAGTGACGGACGTCAAACTTAACGACACGTATAATTTCTTGACGATAACACTCGACCGGGACTtggatgaaaatgaaaattatacgcTTACGATACCGTTTTACGGTAACTTGGTCAAAGGCTTGGACGGAGCGTATATCAGCTCGTACACGACCCTGAAAAACCGTCGAATCGA GTACTTGGTGTCGACCCAATTCGAGGCTACATCAGCTCGGAAAGGCTTCCCATGTTTCGACGAGCCCATCTACAAGGCGACGTTCGCTATCAACGTCGCCCACCACAAGGACTACTCCGCTGTATCGAACATGCCGTTACTCACTTCCTCCAATAACAA TGCTATGGAAGCTTATTGGCCATGGGAGAAAATCGGGCAGAAGTTTat GAAAGAGCAATCGAGCTTCGTGTGGGATCAGTTCGATAAGTCGGTACCGATGTCAACTTACCTGGTCGCTTACGTAGTGTCCAAGTTCACCTACGTGGAGAGTCCGCCGGACCTCTCAAGCACCAAATTCAGGATATGGGCCAGGAACGATGCTATTGATCAG ACGTCCTACGCTGCAAAAATCGGTCCGAAAGTCCTGTCTTACTTCGAGAAGTGGTTCAACGTTTCCTTCCCCCTCCCGAAGCAGGACATGTTTGCTATCCCAGACTTCGCGGCTGGAGCCATGGAGAACTGGGGACTCATCACCTACAGGGAAACAGCTTTGTTGTATGATAAGGATGCATCATCCTTTGTGAACAAGGAGAGGATTGCTGAG GTGGTGGCGCACGAGCTGGCGCACCAGTGGTTCGGCAACCTGGTGACCATGAAGTGGTGGTCGGACCTGTGGCTCAACGAGGGCTTCGCGACGTACGTGGCGTCGGTGGGCGTGAACGCCGTGGAGCCCACGTGGCACGCCGACCGCCTGTACGCCGTCGACAACACGCTGGCCGTGCTGGCGCTCGACGCGCTGCAGTCCTCGCACCCG GTGTCCGTCCCCATCGACGATCCGAAGCGTATCTCCGAGATCTTCGACACCATCTCGTACCGCAAGGGCTCCACCGTCATCCGAATGATGTTCATGTTCCTCGGCGAAGAAGTGTTCAGACAGGCACTGCACAA CTACCTGACGAAGTACTCGTACTCCAACGCGGAGCAAGACGACCTCTGGTCGGAGCTGACGGCCGTCAACCGACAGTACGGCGGACTGAGCAGGAACGTGACCGTCAAACAGGTCATGGACACCTGGACCAAGCAGACCGGCTACCCGCTGCTGACCGTCACCAGGGACTACAGCGACCAGTCGGTGACCATCACTCAG CGGCGCTACACGACGCTGGGCGGCGCCGGCGCGGGCGCGTGGTGGGTGCCGCTGAGCGTGCTGTGTGCGCGGGACGCCGCCCCCCCGCCCGTGCAGTGGCTGGCGCAGGAGGAGGGGGTGGCCGCCGAGCACCGGTTCGAGCACGGCGCCGGGCCCGGCGACTGGCTGCTCTTCAACTATAACATGATCG CCCCGTACCGCGTGAACTACGACGAGCGCAACTGGAAGCTGCTGTCGGCCACGCTGACGAGCGGCGACCTGAACAGCATCCCCGTGGAGGGTCGGGTGCAGCTGCTGACGGACGCCTTCGCGCTCGCCTGGAACAACGAGCTAGACTACGGCACCACCATGCA ACTGGCGAGCTACCTGCGGCGCGAGGCGGACTTCCTGCCGCTGAGCACGGGCCTGAGCGCGCTCGCCAAGATCGAAAACGTGCTCAAGCGCTCCCCCCAGTACGGGGCCTTCCAGAAGTTCGTGCGCCGCCTGCTCACCGACACGTACCGGCGCGTGGGGGGGCTCGCAGTCAAGAAGATCCTCAACGGGGACGACTTGACCAGCGTCAAGATGCAG ACGACGACGAGTGCGTGGGCGTGCAGCATGAAGGTGCCGGGCTGCGAGGAGAACGCCATGGAGATGTTCCAGCAGTGGATGGACACCGACAACCCCGACGAGAACAACCC CATCCCGACGGACCTGCGGCGCACGGTGTACTGCGTGGCGCTGCGGCGCGGCGGCGTGCGCGAGTGGCGCTGGGCGCTggcgcggcgcggcgccgcCAACGTGGCCGCGGCCGCCGACGCGCTGCTGCACGCGCTGGCCTGCTCGCGCGACGTGTGGCTGCTGGCGCAGTACCTGGCCTGGGCCGTGGACGACTCGGCGCTCGTGCGCCGCCAGGACGCCGGCGCCGTCGTGGCCGCCGTGGCGCGCTCCGAGGTCGGCTACTACgtcgcccgcgacttcgtctACGACCGCATCCAGGACATCCACGCCGC TTTCCGCGGTCAAGATCGTCGGATTGGtggtattataaaaacattgctCGGACAGTTCACCACTCAGAAGGAACTCGATGAA TTCTTAGCGTGGAAAGAGAAGAATGAGAAATACCTCTCCGGATCGAAGCTGGCCATCTCGCAGGGCATCGAGGTCGCGCGGGTCAACATCGACTGGCTCCGGAAGAACAAAGACTTGGTCGTCGAAAAGCTGAGGGAGTACTCCGCGTAA